In Rattus norvegicus strain BN/NHsdMcwi chromosome 3, GRCr8, whole genome shotgun sequence, a genomic segment contains:
- the LOC120101550 gene encoding basic proline-rich protein, protein MAEHAAGTERREPGNRGGRPAAARSQLDALCATSTLEPGSLPPAPRTYFPAQVEAVVAPGTRDIRAEGSPLRHRSKLAEVRQPGRCPPLPPHPPPPPKRLSHHPGGGGSSPLPRAHSAAAAAGVHAHSAPEPSRLLGGRRPAASPPARPVPAPGNVSTLPSPDRLRARPIGRKERAGPPHWPSPHIERANRSRGFRSPWRPMLLRAKGPGEGSLEFFLQPLPLP, encoded by the exons ATGGCGGAGCACGCGGCGGGGACCGAGAGACGGGAGCCAGGGAACCGCGGGGGGCGCCCGGCCGCCGCCAGGTCCCAGCTCGACGCGCTCTGCGCAACTAGCACCCTAGAGCCCGGTTCCCTCCCACCAGCCCCGCGCACTTACTTTCCAGCTCAGGTGGAGGCCGTTGTCGCTCCAGGGACCAGGGACATCCGAGCCGAAGGGTCGCCGCTGCGGCACCGGAGCAAACTGGCCGAAGTGCGGCAGCCTGGCCgctgccctcccctccctccccacccgcCCCCTCCCCCGAAGAGGCTCTCCCACCACCCCGGTGGCGGCGGCAGCTCGCCTCTACCCCGTGCCCATAGTGCCGCCGCCGCAGCCGGCGTCCACGCGCACTCAGCCCCGGAGCCCTCTAGACTGCTCGGAGGCCGCCGCCCCGCCGCCAGCCCGCCCGCCCGGCCAGTCCCAGCACCCGGGAACGTCAGCACGCTGCCGTCCCCAGACAGGCTCCGCGCCCGCCCCATTGGGCGGAAGGAGAGGGCCGGTCCTCCCCATTGGCCCAGCCCTCATATTGAACGAGCCAATAGGAGCCGCGGTTTCAGGTCGCCATGGAGACCGATGCTGTTAAGAGCGAAAGGGCCAGGAGAAG GGTCACTTGAATTCTTCCTCCAACCACTCCCCCTTCCCTGA